From Streptomyces sp. SAI-135:
TCCGGTCTCAGTGACGGTGGCGCCCTCAGCGAGCTGGATCATGGCGTGGAACACCCGGTTGGCGGTTCTCCATTGCGGGTAGGTCATGCCGAATTCGGTCCGGAACAACCGTGCCAGGGTGCGTTCACCCACCCCGGACTGCCGAGCCAGCCAGGAGACGGTGCGGATCTGTGTCAGGTCCTCGGCGGCCAGGCCGCAAGCCCGCACCAGTCTGGGGTCCTGGGGTGTGGGCAGGGTGAGCGGCTGTGATCGCGAGCGCCGCAGTCTGTCGCGCATGACCGCCTCAAGGCGCTCCGACTCCGCTGCCGTCAGGCCTGGGTCGCTGCGGGCTATGAGGAGTTCGCGCAGCAAGGGCTCGACGGAGACGACCGCGGGCGAGGCGGACGGCAGCGGAGGGTTCTCTGGGGCGAATCCCACGGTGTGCACACAACTTTGGCCGTAGACCCGGTGCTGGTGCCAGGTGTCCGCCGGGATCCACATCGCCTGGGTGCTGGAGGCGACCCAGGACGCCTCTCCCGTCCGTACGGCGAGAACGCCGGTGCTGACGTAGATGAGTTGGTGGAACGCATGGCGGTGGCGACCGATGATCTGACCGGCGATGTGTTCGTGCCGAGTGCTCGTCGGGTGTGGGCCCGTCTGGCTGTTCTGCGACATTGAACGGCAGATTATCGGAAGCGCGGCTTCATGGCTGCCTGCGAGCGTGAAGCCATGAGCACTGCACGATCGTCCTCGCCGGGCAGGCGCGGCCGGCACGAGGGCGGGTCGTCCCGCCGCCTGGCGCGGAGGATGCGGGCGGCGGCCGTGGACCCGCGCCCCCTGTCCGTGGCGGCCTT
This genomic window contains:
- a CDS encoding helix-turn-helix transcriptional regulator, coding for MSQNSQTGPHPTSTRHEHIAGQIIGRHRHAFHQLIYVSTGVLAVRTGEASWVASSTQAMWIPADTWHQHRVYGQSCVHTVGFAPENPPLPSASPAVVSVEPLLRELLIARSDPGLTAAESERLEAVMRDRLRRSRSQPLTLPTPQDPRLVRACGLAAEDLTQIRTVSWLARQSGVGERTLARLFRTEFGMTYPQWRTANRVFHAMIQLAEGATVTETGQRCGWATTSAFIDTFTRTIGQTPGSYRAAAGGVSRRSPSLPDA